Part of the bacterium genome is shown below.
CCCGCGCCATGATGTCCACCTTTTCGCTCGGGATCTCGAGATCCTTCTCGGCCAGGTAGAGGTGGACTCGTCTGGGATTGGGTGCACCCGCGTAGGTGTAGAGCTTCATGTCAGGTTCCGTTCGAAGAGGTCGAAGAGCCGAGCCCAATGGCGCTCGGCACCGAGCTCGTGGTAGGTGTCGCGCCCCGGGAATGCAAAGCCATGCTGGGTGCCCGGATACCACTCGATGCGATGGTTCGCGCCCGCGGCTTTCAGGTGGGTGGCGAGTGCATCGATCTGCTCCCGAGGCGCATAGGTGTCGAACTCCGCGCAGGCGAAATAGAGTTCGCCGGGGATCCGATCCAGCATGAGGTGGGGAGAGTCGTCTCGCTTGGTCACCAGTGGCGTGCCATAGATGGAGGCGACGGCAGCAAAACGCTCGGGAAAAGCCGCTGCGGCGGCCAGCGCGAACGGGCCGCTCATGCAGTAGCCCACCACGCCGGCGGGGCCTTCCTTTGCGCCGGCCTCGGTCGCCACGAACGCAAGCAGGGCCTTGGTGTCTTCTGCGACGAGCGCATTCGATAGATGACGCATCATCTCGAACATGCGCTTGATCCCCTCGTCCGTGAGCTCCATTCGGAATTCGCGGACCTTCCGGTAGTAGAGGTTTGGCAGGACCACGAAGTAGCCGGCGGCGGCGATACGCCGGGCCATCTCATGGAGCTCCTCCCGTTTGCCCGGTGCATCCATGAAGAAGAGCACGGTGGGGTGAGGGCCACCCGTCTCCGGCTGGACGACGAAGGTATTCATCTCGCCATCCGGCGTCGGCACGTCGATTTCACGTTGGAGCATCGAATCGAAGCTTACCCCGTCCCCGCTGGTTGACTTTCCGTGGCAGGATGTCCGCATGAGTCGAATCAAGACGATCCTGCTTTGGGTGATGGCGGTTCTCTACATGTTCGCCGGGTACAACCACCTGGTGAACCCGGCGTTCTACGTCGCGATCATGCCGCCGGAGCTTCCCAATCCGGAATGGTTGAATGTGATCTCGGGGCTCGCTGAAATCGTGCTCGGGGTCTTCCTGCTCGAACCGCGCACACGTGTGCTTGCAGCATGGGGGTTGATCGCCCTGCTCATCGCGGTGTTTCCCACCAATGTGTATGTGGCGGTGGAGAACGTCGGTACCGAGGGCCCGGGCAGCGGAAACGCCATGGCGAACATGATCCGCCTGCCCTTCCAGGCGCTCTTCATCCTGTGGGCCTGGTGGTACACCCGCCCGGATGCGGAGGGAACGGAATGACCATCCTGAAACGAATCGCGCAAGTCGTCCTCATTCTCGCCGTATTG
Proteins encoded:
- a CDS encoding dienelactone hydrolase family protein, whose product is MLQREIDVPTPDGEMNTFVVQPETGGPHPTVLFFMDAPGKREELHEMARRIAAAGYFVVLPNLYYRKVREFRMELTDEGIKRMFEMMRHLSNALVAEDTKALLAFVATEAGAKEGPAGVVGYCMSGPFALAAAAAFPERFAAVASIYGTPLVTKRDDSPHLMLDRIPGELYFACAEFDTYAPREQIDALATHLKAAGANHRIEWYPGTQHGFAFPGRDTYHELGAERHWARLFDLFERNLT
- a CDS encoding DoxX family membrane protein — protein: MSRIKTILLWVMAVLYMFAGYNHLVNPAFYVAIMPPELPNPEWLNVISGLAEIVLGVFLLEPRTRVLAAWGLIALLIAVFPTNVYVAVENVGTEGPGSGNAMANMIRLPFQALFILWAWWYTRPDAEGTE